ATATTAAAAAAAGGATAAAAACTAAAAGAAATATTAAAATCGGAGATATTCCAAGGGGAGTTAATAAATAACCGAATATAAAGGCAAAAGATGCAACAAAAACACTGTAAGGCAATTGGGTTCTAACATGATCGATGTGATCACAGGAAGAAAAAATTGAACTCATTATAGTTGTATCTGATATTGGTGAACAATGATCTCCAAAAATTGCACCATCAAGGATAGAGGCAAGAGTCATAATCGTTGTAATTCCATAGACATTTCCATCAAGAGCAAAGGCAACAGGTCCTGCTATGGGAATAATTATTGCCATTGTTCCCCAGCTTGTTCCTGTTGCAAAAGAAGTAAGACATGAAACTAAAAATGTAAGAGCAGGAAAAATTTTAGGAGAAATAATTCCTTTAAAAATATTTATGAGATACTCTGCAGTTTTTAATTCAAGACAGACATTTTTAAGAGACCAGGCAAGAACTAAAATTGTAATGGGTAAATAGGAAGAAAAAGCACCCTTTACTGAATAATAAAAATTTTTTTTAAAACTCAAACCACTATTTATTTTTGAAATTAATAAAGCACTTATTAACCCAAAGAAAGAGCTAACTAATAAAACAAATATATTGTTTTCTGCATTAGTTATAACTTTAAGCCATACATAGGGATTAAAAAAATTAAAAATATTTTCCCTTAAATAAAATAAACCTTTACCATCAAGCCATAACCCGGAAAGAAGGGTTAAAAATAAAATGAAAACAGGAATTATAAAGGTCATTAAAGAAGACCTTGCACTTTCATCCTCCCTTATTCTTTCAAAACCTTTAGAAGAAAGAGGAACAGCTCCATCATTCAAAAGTTTTCCTTCTTTTTCTGCCCTCTCCTCTGCTTTTTTCATTGGACCGAAATCTTTCCCTTTTAAAGTCAAAATTAAAATAAAAATTATCATGAAAAGACAGTAAAATCTATATTTAAATACATCAAGAAATATTGAATAACCGTCCTTTAAAATTCCCACACTTTTTGCAAATTCAGAAAATAATCCCACTTCATATCCAATCCATGTGCTTATAAGGGCAATCCCTGCAACAGGAGCAGATGTGGCATCAACTAAAAAAGCAAGTTTTTCCCTTGAAATTTTAAATTTATCTGTTATAGGTCTTGCAGAAGTTCCAACAACCATTGTATTTGCATAATCATCAATAAAGACAATAAGTCCAAGAAGAAATGTAATAAATTGAGCCCTTTTTTTTGTCTTTGCAAATCTTATCAAATAATTAACAAGAGAGCTAAATCCACCTGAAGCTGTTATAACACTGATCATTGACATAATAAAAACAACAAAAAGGAGAATTTCAATATTTGTAATATTAAAGAGAGAATTTGTTATAAAACTTAAAGATTTTATTAAAAAAAATTCCGTATCTCTAAAAAGCATACCACCAATAATAACTGATAAAAATAAACTCATTAAAAGTTTTCTTGAAATAAGAGTAAGTATAATTGCCAAAAAAGGGGGTAAAACACTTAAAAATTCCCTCTCTCCATCTATTTTGAAAAAAATTTTTAAAAAAAGAAAAAGGAAAAAAACAAAAAAATGAAAAAAGTAATTTTTTAAAAATTTCATTTTATAGATAAAATAAAAATTATAAAAATTGGAACAAATAAGGAAAGTAAAAAACCATTTATAATTGATAGCAAAAGATATTCTTTACCACCCCACTTTATTATAACAGGAAGAGTGGTATCAACTGTTGTAGCACCACCTGATGCAATTAAAGAGCTTTTACCAAAAATCCTTATAAGGAAAGGAGCAAAAATAATTGTTTCAATTTCTCTTAAAAGGTTAGTCATTAATGTTATAATCCCAAAAAACTCACCTTTTATTTCTGAAACAAGAATACTTGATAGACTGTAATAACCCATTCCTGACACAATGGTTATCCCCTCTTTTATTGGAAATCTAAATATTAAAAAAACAAAAAAAGAAAAGAAGATTGTCCCCAGAAGTGAAATAAAGGGAAATAACAGATATTTAAAATTTATATTTTTAAAAATTTCTGAAACTCTTTTTTCACTACCAATTTGAATTCCAACAAAAAAAAGAAGAATATAAAGAACATAGGTTTTATAGTCAAACTTTTGCAATTCAGTAAATGAGAAAAATTTACCTGTTAAAATACCGAAAAGGAAGAAAAAAAAGAAAAAAATTGATGTCACTTTTTTAACAAAAAATATGTAAATAAAGAACTTCCTAAAATACCTGTAATAGAAAAAATTAAAGAATAATAAAAATTTTTATTCAAATTAGATAGGATTTTTTCATCAGAACCAACTGAATAACCTATTACAAAAAGAAAAACTGCAATAAGAATATA
This sequence is a window from candidate division WOR-3 bacterium. Protein-coding genes within it:
- a CDS encoding Na+/H+ antiporter NhaC family protein produces the protein MKFLKNYFFHFFVFFLFLFLKIFFKIDGEREFLSVLPPFLAIILTLISRKLLMSLFLSVIIGGMLFRDTEFFLIKSLSFITNSLFNITNIEILLFVVFIMSMISVITASGGFSSLVNYLIRFAKTKKRAQFITFLLGLIVFIDDYANTMVVGTSARPITDKFKISREKLAFLVDATSAPVAGIALISTWIGYEVGLFSEFAKSVGILKDGYSIFLDVFKYRFYCLFMIIFILILTLKGKDFGPMKKAEERAEKEGKLLNDGAVPLSSKGFERIREDESARSSLMTFIIPVFILFLTLLSGLWLDGKGLFYLRENIFNFFNPYVWLKVITNAENNIFVLLVSSFFGLISALLISKINSGLSFKKNFYYSVKGAFSSYLPITILVLAWSLKNVCLELKTAEYLINIFKGIISPKIFPALTFLVSCLTSFATGTSWGTMAIIIPIAGPVAFALDGNVYGITTIMTLASILDGAIFGDHCSPISDTTIMSSIFSSCDHIDHVRTQLPYSVFVASFAFIFGYLLTPLGISPILIFLLVFILFLIFFLYI
- a CDS encoding lysine exporter LysO family protein, with the protein product MTSIFFFFFFLFGILTGKFFSFTELQKFDYKTYVLYILLFFVGIQIGSEKRVSEIFKNINFKYLLFPFISLLGTIFFSFFVFLIFRFPIKEGITIVSGMGYYSLSSILVSEIKGEFFGIITLMTNLLREIETIIFAPFLIRIFGKSSLIASGGATTVDTTLPVIIKWGGKEYLLLSIINGFLLSLFVPIFIIFILSIK
- a CDS encoding LysO family transporter, coding for MINIFIFFLTGIVIGFLLKKIAFLNKFSEIIVYILIAVFLFVIGYSVGSDEKILSNLNKNFYYSLIFSITGILGSSLFTYFLLKK